CTCCAGGAGGGAGTAACTTCATGACGAAAACTTGCAACACTCTGAGCCGCCGCGCGGTTCTCAAATCGGGCGCTGTCGCCGGCGTCGCGGCCTTGGCATCGCCCGCTTTGGTATCGAAGGCCTTCGCGACATCCGGCGAGATGACGCTGATGGATTGGTCCGATTACTGGCCCGACGAAATGCTGGCTAAGTTCACCGAAGAGACCGGGATCAAGGTGAATTACATCGGCATCGGCTCCAACGAAGAGCTGATCAACAAGATGAAAGCGTCGCAAGGGGCAGGCGCGGACCTGATCGGGCCGACCAACAACCGCTCATTGCAATGGGGCCCGCTGGAACTACTGCAACCGTTCGACATGTCCCGCATCCCGATTGAGGCTGCGAACCCTGCGATGGCTAAAATCGGCCCTGACGCATGGGACTTCGGCGGCAACACATGGATTCCTCATATTTGGGGCACCGAGGGCATGTCGTGGCGCGTGGACAAGTGGGCACCCGCGGATGCGTCCGGCGTTCCAAGCTATGGCGAAATCTGGTCCGAGGAGAACGCGGGCAAAACCATGATTCGTGCCCACTCCGGAATGCTGTGCGCAGGACTCTACATGGAAGCATCGGGTGAAATGGACCCCGGCTCTGTTTGGGCGGCCTACGAGTCAGAAGAGAACATGCGCAAAACCTGGGGCATGATCGCCGATTGGTGTATCGCACGGAAGAAGAACCTCAAACTGATCTGGAACGACGCGGACACCCAGAAAAACGGCCTGTTGAATGACGGCGTTGTCGTTGGGCAAACTTGGGACGGGCCGCCGCTGGCGCTCAAAACCGCGGGCGAGCCTGTGACGTACCAAGCGCCGGCTGAAGGCGCGATGGCGTGGGTTGATGGTTTGTCGATGCCAAAAGGGGCGAAGAACATTGATCAAGCCTATGAGTTGATCAAATTCGCATTCGATCCGAAGAACGCAGGCCCCGCGATTGACAAGCACGGCTACAACTCGCCGATCCTAGGCGCAGACAAGCTGGCAGGCGAAGCCTATGCGAAGAACTTTGCAGAAGCCTATCCGGGCGATGCCTTGGCCAAACTCAACGCTTGGCCAGCAGAGGCACCTTGGTATGCCGACGTGCGCACGGAATTTGTGAACAAGTTCCAAAGTGCCTAAATGACGACATTTTGCCCGGCCGCATGGGACGCGGCCGGGCGAGATGGCAGAGAGAACGATCACGAACGAGCCATAATGTTCGGATATGATAAGAACGGGGAAACGACATGAGTTCTGGTGTTGCGGTAGATCTTGAGAATATCACGATCAGATTTGGCGATTTTACAGCGGTGAGAGACGCCAATGTCAGCATCAATGGCGGCGACTTCTTCTCTTTTCTAGGGCCATCAGGCTGCGGCAAAACTACGATCCTGCGCGCGGTTTCGGGCTTCCTCGAACCCAGCGAGGGCCGAGTGCTCATCGGCGGCAATGACATGGCAGGGATTGGGCCGAACAAGCGCCCCACAGCGCTGATCTTCCAGAACTTGGCCTTGTTTCCATTGATGAAGGTTTGGGAGAACATTGCGTTTTCGATGGAGGTTGCAGGCGCGAGCGCGGGCGAACGTCGCAGACGGGCGGACGAGCTGTTGGATATGATCGCTCTCACCGGGCAGGGTGATAAACTGCCAAGCGAGCTATCAGGCGGACAAAAGCAACGGGTCGCCATCGCGCGCGCACTTTGTGCAAACCCGGATGTGCTGCTGCTGGACGAGCCACTTTCAGCGCTTGATCTGAAGCTTCGCCAGCATATGCGCACCGAATTACGCGAGATCCAACAACGCGTCGGGATCACCTTTATCTATATCACCCACGATCAGGGTGAGGCTTTGACCATGTCCGACAATGTTGCGGTTATGAAAGCTGGTGTGATCGATCAGATCGACACTGGGCACCACATATACGACGATCCTGCAACGCCGTTCGTGGCGTCTTTTGTCGGCGAAAACAACGTGTTTCGCGGCAAGGTTAAATCAATCAGTGGCAATCATGCTGTTATCACCACAAACCGTTCTGGCGACTTGCTGTCACGCATTACGCCCGCCCAAATCGGCAAACTTTCTGTCGGCGACGACGCTATGATGTTCATCCGTCCCGAAGCGCTGGAGCTTGCACCAGCGGATGCAGAAAGCCAAACACGGATATCCGCGAACGTCATGAACGAGGAGTTCGAGGGCAACTCTTTCAGCGTCTTCCTTGAAGGCGACGGCGGCAAGCAGATCAAAATGTCTATTCCCAACCTTGGGCAGGATCGCATTTCGGTAAAGGGTGAGAACCTGTCGCTCCGCTATGATGCGTCGAACGCGGTTGCTATGCCTGCGGGCGAATTGGCGTCGGAGTAGGCGCTGATGAAAAAGAAAATGATCTTCACTGACTTTTTCCGCACCAATGGCGTGGTGATGGGGAGTGTGCTGATAGGGCTGGTGTCCTTCTGGCTGATCTTTCTGATCATTCTGCCACAGCTGTCGATGCTGGATTATTCCTTTCGGTACAACCTGCCTCCCGCCGAGATAGGAGGTCCAAAAGACGTGTATACCATAAGCAATTACCAGTATTTGCTATATGGTTCCGACGCATCACATCAAACCTATAACACGGTCGATCTTAAGGTGTTCGTGCGCACCATTTTCGCCGCGATGCTGGTGACAATCTTCAATATCTTCTTGTGCTACCCGCTTGCCTATTTCTTGGGGC
Above is a window of Litoreibacter janthinus DNA encoding:
- a CDS encoding extracellular solute-binding protein, whose protein sequence is MTKTCNTLSRRAVLKSGAVAGVAALASPALVSKAFATSGEMTLMDWSDYWPDEMLAKFTEETGIKVNYIGIGSNEELINKMKASQGAGADLIGPTNNRSLQWGPLELLQPFDMSRIPIEAANPAMAKIGPDAWDFGGNTWIPHIWGTEGMSWRVDKWAPADASGVPSYGEIWSEENAGKTMIRAHSGMLCAGLYMEASGEMDPGSVWAAYESEENMRKTWGMIADWCIARKKNLKLIWNDADTQKNGLLNDGVVVGQTWDGPPLALKTAGEPVTYQAPAEGAMAWVDGLSMPKGAKNIDQAYELIKFAFDPKNAGPAIDKHGYNSPILGADKLAGEAYAKNFAEAYPGDALAKLNAWPAEAPWYADVRTEFVNKFQSA
- a CDS encoding ABC transporter ATP-binding protein, coding for MSSGVAVDLENITIRFGDFTAVRDANVSINGGDFFSFLGPSGCGKTTILRAVSGFLEPSEGRVLIGGNDMAGIGPNKRPTALIFQNLALFPLMKVWENIAFSMEVAGASAGERRRRADELLDMIALTGQGDKLPSELSGGQKQRVAIARALCANPDVLLLDEPLSALDLKLRQHMRTELREIQQRVGITFIYITHDQGEALTMSDNVAVMKAGVIDQIDTGHHIYDDPATPFVASFVGENNVFRGKVKSISGNHAVITTNRSGDLLSRITPAQIGKLSVGDDAMMFIRPEALELAPADAESQTRISANVMNEEFEGNSFSVFLEGDGGKQIKMSIPNLGQDRISVKGENLSLRYDASNAVAMPAGELASE